From Oreochromis niloticus isolate F11D_XX linkage group LG1, O_niloticus_UMD_NMBU, whole genome shotgun sequence, a single genomic window includes:
- the LOC100692289 gene encoding membrane-spanning 4-domains subfamily A member 15, giving the protein MSAELLSVSDPGGNNRNPQGASVGGTKPLHHFLKGQPKIIGTIVLILGASFFIISVAITEDSHMHIWTVIPPGFLLGTLLIICGITYILAEHNTTKKTVTISLSLSIVSILVACWTLIHILPDIEAYSYHLDYIYDNGNFSFTEPMENYQHMGMALEAILVFYTFVVAIIFIVMSALAGIALRSTKTQAIVVMTTASPDSSVE; this is encoded by the exons ATGTCTGCTGAGCTCCTTTCTGTGAGTGATCCAGGTGGGAATAATAGAAATCCTCAAGGTGCCTCAGTGGGGGGCACAAAACCTTTACACCACTTCTTAAAGGGACAACCCAAAATTATTGGC ACAATTGTGCTGATCTTGGGTGCATCCTTCTTTATCATATCCGTTGCGATCACGGAAGACTCCCACATGCATATATGGACAGTCATCCCACCAGGCTTCCTGCTGGGGACACTG TTAATCATATGTGGAATTACATACATTTTGGCAGAACACAACACCACCAAGAAAACA GTAACCATTTCGTTATCTCTGAGCATTGTCTCCATACTGGTCGCATGCTGGACTTTAATACACATCCTGCCTGACATAGAAGCATATTCCTACCACCTAGATTACATTTATGATAATGGAAACTTTTCATTTACTGAACCAATGGAAAATTACCAG caCATGGGAATGGCTTTGGAAGCAATTTTGGTGTTCTACACTTTTGTTGTAGCGATTATTTTCATTGTAATGTCAGCTCTGGCTGGCATTGCCCTGCGATCCACAAAAACCCAG GCCATTGTAGTGATGACTACTGCATCGCCTGATTCGTCAGTTGAATAG
- the LOC112846884 gene encoding uncharacterized protein LOC112846884 — protein sequence MEVAPCAQEVGRHAALLLAYLNLQRKQGQFCDLVLRPGQNAGQLYPAHRCVLAASSPVLASVLSSAGALVELQAKCLSDSVLTPLLDYIYTGDLPYSYSQQQYYSLLTAACYLQMDELQNALRAQQQTEVCAANGAEASAEAEKNSYRTTVNTSPYMPSTCSIFTFRKPEETDNFSEQNMTTSPERDIQYQDSNNVEPFSESQMLSAAMDCSTDEVEMDTGRNSRDHYSGRDVRTLSNPSAPCGILERTERSTNAGHAGQATYLTPQHLTLNVASIAEVHHTSKVDKEVENDRLNPAGIWQRYTDDTLVRTAENRKSSSSSPHSYCGAVPVICHSSRAAIPQLADVSPVSPFHSALQDSSNSSRSPVSRSASIENDSTVEGTTSKCKRQYQAQSQEYGHNKKHTVTENLNNKDNLDQCALQDLCNKSSGGRSDYDNSNSDHFIMQGNECVGRGSSHFTNNNDQHAYCDSFQKNTHNLREDSVLQSKDWSQELKHKIDLTFDDFSTKQKQLDFFESYDVSKLATATAEPGDLRAEVPLIAHPVEGLNTGNLGPEAEVKEEHSYSSRVPAESDIQESHCNYEPKKRYLNIYRADTSANNAPSSHDPNYSPTAVETKEYHADSFPTSLQTEKTSGTDITESHSIFTMPVDRNMSDTSVDSAVGHSYHGHLRYHCLQHDDMQENVHLSHGGSDHKHSHSNHFDDSDGSSEEEDFGAFESPLKQHYSSTETTDQFLLLDISTRPAELLVSCKHRSGTEEKGDMFETGIWAHDGAERNEKTSVASVDMKTVTARAKFGTGRFDMGGTHWAAKTNPEERKTVVQSSPAVETIQNSCVVSEVSNLKEGENQTITSTHCSPPGVSDSMQPSVSFCMASGLSTSMPTNRSAHLSSPVHHPFQCSLCDRSFSQRGSLNRHVRSHLGVRPFPCPCCPMTFSRQYRVTEHMRVHQRCTPGNDFQKPSASST from the exons ATGGAG GTGGCACCTTGTGCCCAGGAAGTTGGTAGACATGCAGCATTACTGTTGGCTTATCTGAACTTGCAGAGAAAACAAGGCCAGTTTTGTGACCTTGTGCTCAGACCGGGACAGAACGCAGGTCAACTTTACCCTGCACACAG ATGTGTGCTGGCAGCCTCTAGTCCAGTGTTGGCATCTGTCTTGTCCTCTGCTGGCGCTTTGGTGGAGCTGCAGGCCAAATGTCTCTCTGACTCTGTATTAACACCTCTTTTGGACTATATTTACACAGGGGATTTGCCCTACAGTTACAGCCAGCAACAGTATTATAGTCTGCTCACAGCTGCCTGCTACCTGCAGATGGATGAACTACAAAACGCTCTGAGGGCTCAACAGCAGACTGAGGTTTGTGCTGCAAATGGCGCAGAGGCTTCTGCTGAAGCTGAAAAGAATTCTTATAGGACAACTGTGAACACCTCCCCTTATATGCCATCAACATGCAGCATTTTTACCTTTAGAAAACCTGAAGAAACGGACAACTTCAGTGAACAAAATATGACAACTTCACCAGAGAGAGATATTCAGTATCAGGATTCAAACAATGTGGAACCATTTAGTGAAAGTCAGATGCTCTCAGCTGCTATGGATTGCAGTACTGATGAAGTAGAAATGGATACAGGTAGAAATAGCAGAGACCACTACAGTGGAAGGGATGTAAGGACTTTAAGCAATCCAAGTGCCCCCTGTGGTATACTTGAAAGAACTGAAAGGAGCACAAATGCAGGACATGCCGGACAAGCAACTTATCTAACGCCACAGCATTTGACTCTAAATGTCGCTAGCATTGCTGAAGTGCATCACACGTCTAAAGTGGACAAAGAGGTGGAAAACGATCGGCTTAATCCAGCTGGCATCTGGCAAAGGTACACAGATGACACTCTGGTGAGGACAGCTGAAAATAGGAAGAGCTCATCCTCATCCCCACATTCATATTGTGGGGCAGTACCTGTCATCTGtcacagcagcagagcagctatccCCCAGCTGGCAGATGTGTCTCCTGTGTCTCCTTTCCATTCAGCCCTCCAGGATTCAAGCAATTCCAGCAGGTCTCCAGTCTCTCGCTCAGCAAGCATAGAAAATGACAGCACTGTTGAAGGTACTACATCTAAATGCAAACGTCAATATCAAGCACAGAGCCAGGAATACGGCcacaataaaaaacacactgttACAGAAAATCTGAATAATAAGGATAATTTAGATCAATGTGCTTTACAAGATTTATGTAACAAATCCAGCGGAGGTAGATCTGATTATGACAACAGCAATTCAGATCATTTTATAATGCAGGGAAATGAATGTGTTGGCAGAGGATCATCTCACTTTACCAACAATAATGATCAGCATGCTTATTGTGATTCATTTCAGAAAAATACACACAATCTTAGAGAAGATTCAGTGCTGCAGAGTAAGGACTGGAGCCAAGAACTGAAGCATAAAATTGATCTCACGTTTGATGATTTCTCAACCAAACAAAAGCAGTTGGATTTCTTTGAATCCTACGATGTCAGCAAATTGGCAACAGCAACAGCGGAACCAGGAGATCTGAGAGCTGAAGTTCCACTTATTGCTCATCCTGTGGAGGGCTTAAACACAGGAAATCTAGGTCCAGAGGCAGAGGTGAAAGAGGAACACAGTTACTCTAGTAGAGTTCCAGCTGAAAGTGATATACAGGAGAGCCACTGCAACTATGAACCAAAGAAAAGGTACTTAAATATATACAGAGCTGACACAAGTGCAAACAATGCTCCTTCTAGCCATGATCCAAACTACAGTCCTACAGCTGTGGAAACCAAAGAATACCATGCTGATAGCTTCCCTACATCTCTGCAAACTGAAAAGACCTCAGGCACTGACATCACAGAATCACATTCGATCTTTACAATGCCTGTGGACAGAAACATGTCTGACACCAGTGTTGACAGTGCTGTGGGTCACTCTTATCATGGACATCTTCGTTATCATTGCCTACAGCATGATGATATGCAAGAGAATGTGCACTTATCACATGGAGGTTCTGATCACAAACACTCCCACTCAAACCACTTTGATGATTCTGATGGTTCAAGTGAGGAAGAAGACTTTGGTGCCTTTGAGAGTCCCCTAAAGCAGCACTACAGCTCAACAGAGACTACAGACCAGTTTCTTCTCCTGGATATTAGCACAAGACCTGCAGAACTGTTAGTATCCTGCAAACACCGATCTGGCACAGAAGAGAAAGGGGATATGTTTGAAACTGGAATCTGGGCACATGATGGAGCAGAAAGGAACGAAAAAACATCTGTAGCATCTGTTGACATGAAAACAGTTACGGCTAGGGCTAAATTTGGAACTGGGAGATTTGATATGGGTGGCACACACTGGGCTGCAAAGACCAATCCTgaggaaagaaaaactgttgttCAAAGTAGTCCAGCTGTTGAGACTATTCAAAATTCTTGCGTTGTGTCTGAAGTTTCCAACCTTAAAGAAGGTGAGAACCAAACCATTACCTCGACACACTGTTCACCTCCTGGAGTGTCAGACTCCATGCAACCCTCTGTGTCTTTTTGCATGGCATCTGGCCTTTCAACCAGCATGCCAACCAATAGATCAGCTCATCTGTCATCTCCTGTTCACCACCCTTTCCAGTGCTCTCTATGCGACCGTTCCTTTAGCCAGCGAGGTTCTCTAAATAGACATGTGCGGAGCCACCTTGGTGTAAGGCCCTTCCCCTGCCCCTGCTGCCCTATGACTTTTTCACGCCAATACCGTGTCACAGAGCACATGCGTGTTCATCAGCGATGTACCCCTGGGAATGATTTTCAAAAGCCCTCTGCCTCATCAACTTGA